Proteins from one Nicotiana tabacum cultivar K326 chromosome 23, ASM71507v2, whole genome shotgun sequence genomic window:
- the LOC107760453 gene encoding bidirectional sugar transporter SWEET4-like: MVFDRDIARFAVGVIGNVIALILFLSPLPTFIRIWKNKSVQQFSPIPYLATFVNCGLWVLYGIPWVQPNSILVVTINGTGLVIEIVYLALFFLYSDRKLRTKVFLVILGEIIFVATLAICVLSFVHGNKKRAAIVGSICMVGNILMYASPLAVMKLVIKTKSVEYMPFFLSLFSFLNGVSWTAYALIRFDAYILAPNSMGTVLGLAQLLLYATYYKSTKRQIAERETKGELVMAEKSVTGAAQKPRNDSRV, from the exons ATGGTTTTCGATAGAGATATTGCCCGTTTTGCTGTTGGTGTTATTG GGAATGTCATTGCACTCATCTTGTTCTTGTCACCCTT GCCAACTTTCATACGTATATGGAAAAACAAGTCAGTGCAGCAATTTTCTCCTATACCGTACCTTGCCACATTTGTCAACTGTGGGCTTTGGGTGTTGTACGGTATCCCTTGGGTACAACCAAACAGCATCTTAGTTGTGACAATTAATGGCACTGGACTTGTCATTGAGATCGTGTACTTAGCGCTGTTTTTCTTGTACTCTGATCGTAAGCTAAGGACGAAAGTTTTTCTTGTCATTCTTGGTGAAATTATCTTTGTTGCTACACTTGCAATTTGTGTTCTAAGTTTTGTCCATGGAAACAAGAAAAGAGCTGCTATTGTTGGTAGCATTTGCATGGTTGGCAACATTTTGATGTATGCTTCCCCTTTGGCCGTCATG AAACTGGTGATCAAGACCAAAAGTGTGGAGTACATGCCTTTCTTCCTTTCACTTTTCTCTTTTCTCAATGGTGTTAGTTGGACTGCCTATGCTCTTATCCGTTTTGACGCCTACATTCTT GCACCAAATTCGATGGGAACTGTTCTTGGGCTGGCCCAATTGCTGCTTTATGCTACATATTACAAGTCCACTAAGAGACAAATAGCAGAAAGAGAGACCAAAGGAGAGTTGGTCATGGCTGAAAAATCTGTCACTGGGGCGGCCCAAAAGCCTAGAAATGATTCTAGAGTTTAA